A stretch of the Equus caballus isolate H_3958 breed thoroughbred chromosome X, TB-T2T, whole genome shotgun sequence genome encodes the following:
- the TCEAL5 gene encoding transcription elongation factor A protein-like 5 isoform X2, which translates to MERVDKENEGKPENQGNSENEGKPEDEVDTEDEGKSDEEGKPAVEGQPGHQGKPQNEGQPDDEAQPEDEGKQDKQGKSEDEGKPQGGEGKRESQAKPESERRAAEKRPAEDYVPRKAKRKTDRGTDDSPKDYQEDLQERHLGSEEMMRECGDMSRAQEELRKKQKMGGFHWMQRDVQDPFAPRGQRGVRGVRGGGRGQKDFEDVPYV; encoded by the coding sequence ATGGAAAGGGTCgacaaagaaaatgaaggaaagccAGAAAATCAAGGAAACTCAGAAAATGAGGGAAAGCCAGAAGATGAAGTAGATACAGAAGATGAAGGAAAGTCAGATGAGGAAGGAAAGCCGGCAGTGGAGGGGCAGCCAGGGCACCAGGGAAAGCCCCAGAATGAGGGACAGCCAGATGATGAGGCACAACCAGAAGATGAGGGAAAGCAGGACAAGCAGGGCAAGTCCGAAGATGAGGGAAAACCACAGGGCGGCGAGGGCAAGCGAGAATCCCAGGCAAAGCCAGAGAGCGAGCGGCGGGCTGCCGAAAAGCGCCCGGCTGAAGATTATGTGCCCcggaaagcaaaaaggaaaactgaCAGGGGGACGGACGACTCCCCCAAGGACTATCAGGAGGACCTACAGGAAAGGCATTTGGGCAGTGAGGAGATGATGAGAGAATGTGGAGATATGTCAAGGGCTCAGGAAGAGctaaggaaaaagcagaaaatgggTGGTTTTCATTGGATGCAAAGAGATGTACAGGATCCATTCGCCCCAAGGGGCCAACGAGGTGTCAGGGGAGTGAGGGGTGGAGGTCGGGGCCAGAAGGACTTTGAAGACGTTCCATATGTTTAA
- the TCEAL8 gene encoding transcription elongation factor A protein-like 8, which produces MQKSCEENEGKPQNMPKAEEDRPSEDVPQEGEGNPQPSEEGVSQEAEGNLRGGLIQPGQGFKEDTPVRHLDPEEMIRGVDELERLREEIRRVRNKFVMMHWKQRHSRSRPYPVCFRP; this is translated from the coding sequence atgcaaaagtcttgtgaagaaaatgaaggaaaaccaCAGAACATGCCAAAGGCTGAGGAAGACCGCCCTTCGGAAGATGTAccacaggagggagaaggaaatcCTCAACCTTCCGAAGAAGGTGTAAgccaggaggcagaaggaaacCTTAGAGGAGGGCTGATTCAACCTGGCCAGGGATTTAAAGAGGACACTCCCGTTAGGCATTTGGACCCTGAAGAAATGATTAGAGGAGTAGATGAGTTGGAAAGGCTTAGGGAAGAGATAAGAAGAGTAAGAAACAAGTTTGTGATGATGCATTGGAAGCAAAGACATTCACGCAGCCGTCCTTATCCTGTGTGCTTTAGGCCTTGA
- the TCEAL5 gene encoding transcription elongation factor A protein-like 5 isoform X1 has product MPSLSHPHSFWRRKLRLRVCGCRHQPRQEKERPAGSAQVRQRRENFNMERVDKENEGKPENQGNSENEGKPEDEVDTEDEGKSDEEGKPAVEGQPGHQGKPQNEGQPDDEAQPEDEGKQDKQGKSEDEGKPQGGEGKRESQAKPESERRAAEKRPAEDYVPRKAKRKTDRGTDDSPKDYQEDLQERHLGSEEMMRECGDMSRAQEELRKKQKMGGFHWMQRDVQDPFAPRGQRGVRGVRGGGRGQKDFEDVPYV; this is encoded by the exons ATGCCATCCCTTTCCCATCCCCATTCATTTTGGCGCAGAAAATTGC GTCTTCGGGTCTGTGGTTGTAGGCACCAACccagacaagaaaaggaaagaccTGCAGGATCAGCGCAG GTCAGGCAAAGGAGGGAAAATTTCAACATGGAAAGGGTCgacaaagaaaatgaaggaaagccAGAAAATCAAGGAAACTCAGAAAATGAGGGAAAGCCAGAAGATGAAGTAGATACAGAAGATGAAGGAAAGTCAGATGAGGAAGGAAAGCCGGCAGTGGAGGGGCAGCCAGGGCACCAGGGAAAGCCCCAGAATGAGGGACAGCCAGATGATGAGGCACAACCAGAAGATGAGGGAAAGCAGGACAAGCAGGGCAAGTCCGAAGATGAGGGAAAACCACAGGGCGGCGAGGGCAAGCGAGAATCCCAGGCAAAGCCAGAGAGCGAGCGGCGGGCTGCCGAAAAGCGCCCGGCTGAAGATTATGTGCCCcggaaagcaaaaaggaaaactgaCAGGGGGACGGACGACTCCCCCAAGGACTATCAGGAGGACCTACAGGAAAGGCATTTGGGCAGTGAGGAGATGATGAGAGAATGTGGAGATATGTCAAGGGCTCAGGAAGAGctaaggaaaaagcagaaaatgggTGGTTTTCATTGGATGCAAAGAGATGTACAGGATCCATTCGCCCCAAGGGGCCAACGAGGTGTCAGGGGAGTGAGGGGTGGAGGTCGGGGCCAGAAGGACTTTGAAGACGTTCCATATGTTTAA